One genomic region from Betaproteobacteria bacterium encodes:
- a CDS encoding flagellar hook-length control protein FliK, with protein sequence MNTLMIANPARTASPTHSAGGPAATADPGDADAGDLDFAGLLGAGIGRTTSPEQACEPVEITKNASGDTPACDPTALLDAIAAGKADLHPQQLTAAQIALQPMPASLAPVDSTAPAKATDSTTLPVIARDSAISARVRSDGGKSMPQADMQNTANSLRATDARHDADAGSAVTVAKTAAHEPVAVPVLKAELSERRQEPAFQLPTVGSTPGHAVAPSQSANTASVVAHVEQLAQPFGSPTWDDGFSSRVVWMAKNNVQSAEIRLNPPDLGPIEVTLVLTGDQGAQASASVQFSAAHAATREAIESALPRLREMLLENGIALGNTTVDARTAGNTDGSGDSGRPSHGSTRSDARAGQTPEPPIQPRLGSPLRRGSGLVDTFA encoded by the coding sequence ATGAACACACTCATGATCGCGAATCCGGCACGGACGGCTTCCCCGACCCACTCTGCGGGTGGTCCCGCAGCGACAGCAGATCCCGGGGATGCCGACGCCGGCGACCTCGATTTCGCCGGACTTCTCGGCGCCGGGATCGGACGCACAACGAGTCCGGAACAAGCATGCGAACCGGTCGAAATCACAAAAAATGCCAGTGGCGACACGCCCGCGTGCGATCCCACCGCGCTGCTCGACGCCATCGCCGCCGGTAAGGCCGATCTCCATCCGCAACAACTGACCGCTGCACAGATCGCCCTCCAACCGATGCCCGCTTCACTCGCACCGGTCGACTCGACCGCGCCGGCCAAGGCGACCGACTCCACCACATTGCCGGTCATCGCTCGCGACAGCGCAATTTCCGCCCGCGTGCGCAGCGATGGCGGCAAGAGCATGCCGCAGGCCGACATGCAAAACACGGCCAACTCGCTGCGCGCAACCGATGCCCGACATGACGCGGACGCCGGGTCCGCTGTGACGGTCGCAAAAACTGCCGCGCACGAACCCGTAGCCGTTCCAGTTCTCAAGGCCGAACTCTCGGAGCGCCGGCAGGAACCCGCCTTCCAGCTGCCGACGGTGGGCAGCACGCCGGGTCACGCGGTGGCGCCATCGCAATCGGCGAACACTGCGAGCGTTGTGGCGCACGTGGAACAACTGGCCCAGCCGTTTGGCTCGCCCACCTGGGATGATGGCTTTTCCAGCCGCGTTGTATGGATGGCCAAGAACAATGTGCAATCTGCCGAAATCCGCCTGAATCCCCCGGATCTCGGGCCGATCGAGGTCACACTCGTGCTGACCGGCGACCAGGGTGCGCAAGCGTCCGCGTCGGTGCAATTCAGCGCCGCACACGCCGCCACCCGCGAGGCGATCGAATCCGCGCTGCCGCGATTGCGGGAAATGCTGCTGGAGAACGGCATCGCGCTGGGCAACACCACGGTCGATGCCCGAACTGCGGGCAACACCGATGGATCGGGCGATTCCGGCCGGCCGTCCCACGGCAGCACGCGATCGGACGCACGCGCCGGCCAGACACCGGAACCTCCGATCCAGCCACGCCTCGGCAGTCCTCTGCGTCGAGGCAGCGGTCTGGTGGATACGTTCGCGTAG
- the fliJ gene encoding flagellar export protein FliJ: protein MSKRFPLEVVMDLTRKQADTAAAALAELRAKERAAAETLQMLETCRQDYQSRFERSSQSGIGNEQWRNYHEFLSKLDQAIAQQKEMLAKCSIQCQAGLHEWQLARIKLKSFDVLYERHQRDEAQRESRSEQRDQDERSAASHQRRQTPS from the coding sequence ATGTCCAAGCGTTTTCCACTCGAAGTCGTGATGGATCTCACGCGCAAGCAGGCGGATACCGCCGCCGCCGCGCTTGCGGAACTGCGCGCCAAGGAGCGCGCCGCCGCGGAAACCCTGCAGATGCTGGAGACCTGCCGACAGGACTACCAGTCTCGATTCGAGCGGTCCAGCCAGTCGGGCATCGGTAACGAACAATGGCGCAACTATCACGAATTCTTAAGCAAGCTCGACCAGGCCATCGCGCAGCAGAAGGAAATGCTGGCGAAATGCAGTATCCAGTGCCAGGCGGGTCTGCACGAATGGCAACTGGCGCGCATCAAGCTGAAGTCTTTCGACGTGCTCTACGAACGTCACCAGCGCGACGAAGCGCAGCGCGAATCCAGGAGCGAACAGCGCGACCAGGACGAACGCAGCGCGGCCAGCCATCAACGCCGCCAGACACCCTCCTGA